CTCATGATAGCCTTCGTGGTCCTCCCCCTCCTACCCGACGCTCCAATGGGGCCGTGGGGCGTATTCAACCCCAACAGGATATGGCTCATGGTTGTTTTCATATCAGGGATAAGTTACGCCGGCTACATTGCCATGAAGGTCATAGGACCAGGGAGGGGACTCGGAGCCACAGGGGTCATAGGGGGGCTGGTTTCAAGTACAGCTGTGGTGACTGCAATGGCGGGGCGCGTGAGGGAATCTGAATTTTTAATGGGCCCTACAGTATTTGCAGCCGTCGTTGCAAGTTCCATGATGTTTCTGAGGATGCTATTTGAGGTTGCGGTGATAAACCCCTCCCTCCTGGGCTTCATAGCACCTCCGATGATTGTGATGGGAGGGCTGGGCTTTTTACTTGGATTTTTATTCACAAGGACCCATCAGACATGGAATCTGATATCAAAATCGAGAACCCCTTTTCAATCAAACCCGCCCTCATATTCGGGGCGCTTTTCATGGGCATACTCTTCATTTCAAAGTCTGCAAGCATTTACCTTGGAAGGAGCGGGTTACTGATAGCAGCCATGGTTTCAGGCGTGGCTGATGTTGATGCAATAACGGTCAGTCTCTCGGTACTTGCAGGGGCCGGCTCCATATCCAGTGGCACCGCAGCCGCAGCGATAACAATTGCAGGCATATCCAATACACTGGTTAAGACAGGCATAGCCTTCCTGCTTGGAACAAAAAAAATTTGGTAAAAGGGTGGGGATGGTTTTTCTTGCAGTTATAGCTGCAGGTGTACTGACGGTCTTCCTGACAGTACTTTAGTTGTAGGGATGTGTTTGCTGTTTACCCGACTGTATTGACCGGATCTCAGTTTTCCTGTACAGGGAATTTCAGGATTTTATCATGGTCAGCACCATCTTGAAGGGCTCCCTTGCCATCAAGGCGTGGGGTTCATCTGCAGGCATTATTATCATGTCACCAGCACCGAGAACGTGCCTCTTCCCGCTGATGGTGATCTCAGCCACACCATCGATAACCTGGACGAGGGCATCAAAGGGGGCTGTGTGTTCACTGAGGCCCTGGCCCCTGTCAAAGGCGAATATGGTAACAGTCCCGGTGTCCTTCCGGATTATCTCCCTGCTTACAACGGCACCCTCCTGATAATCTATGAGCCCGGCCACTTTCAGCACCTTTCCAGCAAGTTCCATTGTATCACCTATTTCAGCATCTCCTCAATATCCCTTTCAGGTTCTCCTATGTGTTTAAGGTTGTAGTTCTCAATGAGGAAGTTGATTATATCCTGATTTGCCCATCCAGGGAGCACAGGACCTAAATACATTCCTTTGAGGTCCAGTGACAGGAGACTCCACAGTATAGCTGCCG
The sequence above is drawn from the Methanothermobacter wolfeii genome and encodes:
- a CDS encoding DUF4010 domain-containing protein; this translates as MENPFSIKPALIFGALFMGILFISKSASIYLGRSGLLIAAMVSGVADVDAITVSLSVLAGAGSISSGTAAAAITIAGISNTLVKTGIAFLLGTKKIW
- a CDS encoding cupin domain-containing protein, translating into MELAGKVLKVAGLIDYQEGAVVSREIIRKDTGTVTIFAFDRGQGLSEHTAPFDALVQVIDGVAEITISGKRHVLGAGDMIIMPADEPHALMAREPFKMVLTMIKS